In bacterium, the following proteins share a genomic window:
- a CDS encoding DUF2207 domain-containing protein — MNVFIALLLSWYIKEFNVALRLTGDNLLDVNETITVDFENEKRHGIYRNIPVKFRNDQLSIKVISAGSYDFEEMPWVLKRGPDYLTIRIGDPDKYVSGVVRYYINYQTEYAVFDSLNYQYFIWNVTGNSWNVPIDSVICNIALPVLPLEARAYTGFFGARGKDAKIYADSIQGYLSFATTRALEPYEGLTILLKFPPNTFKVQSKISKLGKLFLKLWPLFIPFIAFFILFLEWYKRGRDPYTGTIVVQYQPPEDLTPSESGTIFDEKVDPRDITAEIVFLMLNGYIQIEEGDKKEIIIKKLKDCDENLKPHQCAILKSLFKPEYAKEDNKVVKISDLKNRYYKEFKKISREIYKSLTTRGYFREEPETVRASYYAIGVGISMGIGIVGQLLMKNSTSNLFIIIFSAILNFLIFSFFGRIMVAKTEKGAQALRYLRGLREFIHTVEKERLKLFALDNPEMFKRLLPYAIAFGEEEKWGKVFDEIFEEIKERVEFGYVRVHSFVPTMTYLNSTLYSIPHSSGGSHGGFSGGFSGGGAGGGGGGAW; from the coding sequence ATGAACGTATTTATAGCCCTTCTCCTTTCATGGTACATTAAAGAGTTTAATGTAGCATTAAGACTTACAGGGGATAATCTTCTTGATGTCAATGAGACAATCACCGTAGATTTTGAGAATGAAAAAAGACATGGTATCTATAGGAACATCCCTGTTAAATTTAGAAACGACCAGTTATCCATAAAGGTTATTTCTGCAGGAAGTTATGACTTCGAAGAAATGCCATGGGTCTTAAAAAGAGGTCCAGACTATCTCACTATAAGGATCGGAGATCCTGATAAATACGTATCAGGTGTGGTAAGATACTACATTAACTATCAAACTGAGTATGCAGTTTTTGACAGTCTCAATTATCAATATTTTATCTGGAATGTCACAGGAAATAGCTGGAATGTCCCCATAGATTCGGTAATTTGCAATATTGCATTACCCGTTTTGCCATTGGAAGCCCGTGCTTACACAGGGTTCTTTGGGGCAAGGGGGAAAGATGCAAAGATATACGCTGACAGCATTCAAGGTTACCTTTCTTTTGCCACAACGAGAGCCCTGGAACCTTACGAAGGCCTCACAATCCTGCTTAAATTTCCTCCAAACACGTTTAAAGTCCAAAGCAAGATTTCAAAGCTTGGAAAACTCTTTCTTAAGCTATGGCCATTATTCATACCCTTTATCGCTTTTTTTATTCTCTTCTTGGAGTGGTACAAACGGGGAAGAGACCCGTATACCGGGACCATTGTTGTACAATATCAACCTCCCGAAGATTTGACCCCTTCAGAAAGCGGAACAATCTTTGACGAGAAGGTTGATCCGAGGGATATAACAGCAGAAATCGTTTTCTTAATGCTAAACGGATACATCCAAATAGAAGAGGGAGACAAAAAAGAAATCATAATCAAAAAGCTAAAAGATTGTGACGAAAATCTTAAACCTCACCAGTGTGCAATTTTAAAAAGCCTCTTTAAGCCCGAATATGCAAAGGAAGACAACAAAGTTGTAAAAATTTCGGATCTGAAAAACCGCTACTATAAGGAATTCAAGAAAATCAGTCGTGAAATCTACAAAAGCCTCACAACGAGAGGCTATTTCAGAGAAGAGCCAGAAACTGTTAGAGCCTCTTATTACGCCATCGGAGTCGGAATTTCAATGGGAATCGGGATTGTAGGGCAGTTATTAATGAAAAACAGCACAAGCAATTTGTTCATAATAATCTTCTCCGCAATCTTAAATTTCTTGATCTTTTCTTTCTTTGGAAGAATAATGGTAGCTAAGACTGAGAAAGGAGCACAAGCCTTGAGATACTTGAGGGGGCTCCGAGAATTTATACATACCGTTGAAAAAGAAAGGCTTAAACTCTTTGCCCTTGATAATCCAGAAATGTTTAAAAGACTGCTCCCCTATGCCATAGCCTTCGGAGAAGAGGAAAAATGGGGAAAAGTTTTTGATGAAATATTTGAAGAGATAAAAGAACGAGTTGAATTTGGCTACGTGAGAGTCCACTCCTTCGTCCCAACAATGACCTATCTCAATTCTACCCTTTACAGTATTCCCCACTCCTCTGGCGGTAGTCATGGCGGATTTAGTGGCGGTTTTAGCGGCGGTGGCGCAGGTGGCGGTGGTGGAGGTGCGTGGTAA
- a CDS encoding NAD-dependent epimerase/dehydratase family protein, with product MKILLTGGCGFIGSHIQDYYIKEGHEVVVVDNLTSGKKEHLNPKAKFYQLDIRDLEGLEKVFSEEKPDIVNHHAAQISVIYSTKNPQEDADTNIRGTINLLELSVKHGVKRFIFSSSGGAIYGNPIYLPCDELHPIDPLSPYGISKYAGEMYIRYFYKNFGLDYVILRYGNVYGPRQDPYGEAGVVAIFGMNMLKNEDCYIYGDGNQERDFIYVEDVARANILFTKLGKLAEREFNIGSGKGTSVNELFKMMKKITRYSKQPIYKEPRKGEVYKIYLNVDRAKKVGWSPTVNFEEGIEKTIEHLRKS from the coding sequence ATGAAGATTCTTCTTACAGGCGGCTGCGGATTTATTGGGTCTCATATTCAAGACTACTACATCAAAGAAGGTCACGAAGTAGTAGTCGTTGATAACCTTACCTCTGGGAAGAAGGAACACCTAAATCCAAAGGCAAAATTTTACCAACTGGATATTCGCGATCTGGAAGGTCTTGAAAAAGTATTTTCTGAGGAAAAACCGGATATTGTGAATCACCACGCTGCCCAGATTAGCGTAATATATTCCACTAAGAATCCACAAGAAGATGCGGATACTAACATTCGAGGAACCATAAACCTCTTAGAACTCTCAGTAAAACACGGCGTCAAAAGATTCATCTTCTCCAGCAGTGGAGGTGCGATATATGGAAACCCAATTTACCTGCCTTGTGATGAACTTCACCCCATTGACCCCCTCAGCCCTTACGGAATTTCAAAATATGCGGGCGAAATGTACATAAGATACTTTTACAAAAATTTTGGGCTTGATTACGTTATACTGAGATATGGTAACGTCTACGGTCCCCGTCAGGATCCTTATGGAGAGGCAGGGGTTGTCGCAATATTTGGAATGAACATGCTGAAAAATGAAGATTGCTATATTTATGGTGATGGCAATCAGGAAAGAGACTTTATATATGTTGAGGATGTGGCAAGAGCGAATATACTTTTCACAAAATTGGGAAAACTGGCAGAGAGGGAGTTTAATATAGGTTCTGGCAAGGGAACATCGGTTAATGAACTTTTTAAAATGATGAAAAAAATAACAAGGTACAGTAAACAACCTATTTACAAAGAACCAAGAAAGGGTGAGGTTTACAAGATCTATCTGAACGTTGACAGGGCAAAAAAAGTGGGCTGGTCGCCAACAGTAAATTTTGAGGAAGGTATTGAAAAAACTATTGAACATTTAAGAAAATCTTGA
- a CDS encoding acylphosphatase produces MAIKRYYIRIYGIVQGVGFRYFAYRLATNMGISGYVKNMPDESVEIEAEGPEDVLEQFLRRVEEGPPAAVVERVIKEEIPPTGEKGFEIKH; encoded by the coding sequence ATGGCCATTAAGCGTTACTATATTAGAATTTACGGAATCGTTCAGGGTGTAGGCTTTAGATATTTTGCCTATCGGCTTGCAACAAACATGGGCATCAGCGGATACGTAAAAAACATGCCTGACGAATCGGTGGAAATTGAAGCGGAAGGACCAGAAGACGTTCTTGAACAATTTTTAAGAAGGGTAGAGGAAGGTCCACCAGCCGCTGTTGTTGAAAGGGTAATAAAAGAAGAAATTCCTCCAACAGGTGAAAAGGGATTCGAAATCAAGCACTAA